From the genome of Bacillota bacterium:
CTGATAAACTCATTTCCCTCTTCCAGGATAGTTAGGTCAGCTGTGAACTCAGTAGAGAACACTTTATTGAAACCTAGGCGTCTTAGAGCTGCAATCAGCTTACCGGTTACAACTGTGCCCGGTTCCAGTCCAAACTCCTCACCAATGCTGACTTGAATTGTAGGAGCTGTCTGTACTACAACATGCTTGTCTGGATCTGCCAGCGCGTCCCAGACTCTATCAATATCGTTAACCTCAGTGATAGCACCAACCGGACAGACAGCAGCGCACTGTCCGCATTTAGAGCAGTTGACTTCACTTTGAGGCAGATCAAAAGCAGTAGTTACAATCGAATCAAAACCGCGGCCGGTGAACTCCAGAGTACCGAGGCCTTGAATTTCTTCGCAGACCCTAACGCAGCGTCCGCACAGAATGCATTTATTCGGATCGCGCTTTAAGGCAACGCCCTGTGTATCAAGCTCCAAATTGCGTTTTTCGCCATCAAATCTCTCGACGGATTCCCGCGTAATACCGAGATTATAAGTTAAGTCCTGCAGTTCGCAGCTGCCACTGCGATCGCAGCCAAGGCAGTCGTTTGGATGATTAGCTAACAGAAGTTCAACATTCATTTTCCGAGCCTTGCGGGCTGCTGCACTGCGAGTGCTGATTTTCATTCCATCATTAGCAGGCGCTACACATGAAGCCAGCAGCCGGTGGGTGTTCATATCCTCGACTACGCACACACGGCAGGAGCCGTGCAGAGATAAATCAGGATGATAGCATAAGGTAGGAATTGAAATCCCAACTTGGCGAGCTGCTTCTAATATGGTAGTACCCGCTTCGACCTCTACAACTTGGTCATCTATTGTTAAGGTGATCTTGCTCATCAACCGACACTCCTTTCTAATCCTGCTTTTTAACCCTGGGCAATTGCCTTGACCGGGCATTTGTCGGCACAGGCTCCACAGCTGATGCAAAGCTGAGGATTGATCGAATGCGGTTTCTTGCGTTCACCGGTGATTGCTCCGGTCGGGCAAACCCTTACGCAAGCTGTGCATCCGATACATTTGCCCTCATCAATTACATAAGCTGCGCTCATGCCAGCACAGACATTAGCAGGACAGCGCTTGTCCCTGATATGGGCTTCATACTCTTCCCGGAAATACTTAAGTGTACTGAGTACAGGGTTCGGAGCCGAACCTCCCAATTGACAGAGGGAAGTGCTCACAATATGCTCACCCAACTCTTCTAGAAGTTCGATATCGCCTTCCCTGCCCTCACCGGAACAGATGCGGTCTAAAATCTCCAGCATCCGTTTAGTTCCTTCGCGACAAGGAGTGCACTTACCGCATGATTCACTCTGGGTAAATTGGAGGAAGAAACGGGCAACATCCACCATACAGGTGCTGTTATCCATTACAACCATTCCGCCCGAGCCCATCATGGCTCCTGCTTGATGCAGCGATTCATAATCAATCGGCAGGTCTAACAGGTCAGCGGGAATACATCCACCGGAAGGTCCACCGATCTGGACAGCCTTCAGTTCGGCACCGTTACTTACTCCCCCGCCGATGTCGAAAATAATCTCTTTCAAGCTCATTCCCATTGGGACTTCTACCAAGCCGGTGTTGTTGATCTTACCGGTTAAGGCAAAGACTTTGGTACCGGTTGAGGTTTCAGTTCCGATCCCCTTAAATGCTTCCGCACCGCGACGAATAATCTCGGGCACGTTACCAAAAGTTTCAACGTTGTTGATATTCGTTGGTTTACCCCAAAGTCCGGATACAGATGGAAACGGCGGTTTCGGGCGGGGCATGCCGCGTTTGCCTTCAATTGAAGCCATCAGAGCGGTTTCTTCACCGCACACAAAAGCACCGGCACCTTTCTTAATTTTCAGTTCGAAATTAAAACCGCTGCCAAAGATATCCTTACCCAAGAATCCGTACTCTCTGGCTTGAGCAAGAGCAATCTCTAAACGGCGAATTGCTAGGGGATACTCTGCCCGGACATAGATATAACCTTCGTCAGCGCCGATGGCGTAACCAGCGATGATCATACCTTCGATAATGCGATGGGGATCGCCCTCAAGCAGACTCCGGTCCATAAAAGCGCCGGGATCGCCTTCGTCAGCATTACAGATCACGTATTTTTTATCACCTGGAGTTTTTCTAGTTAACTCCCATTTCAGCCCAGTTGGGAAACCTGCGCCGCCGCGGCCGCGGAGACCGGACTCCTTAACCTCAGCGACAACCTCTTCCGGTGTCATTTCAGTTAATGCCTTACCGCAGGCTTCATAACCGCCAACTGCGATGTACTCTTTGATGCTTTCTGGGTTAATTCGACCGCAGTTTGCAAGCACAACTCGATGCTGCTTTTTATAGAAATCAATCTCACTGTAAGCTGGGATTTTGGTTTCAGTCCCCAGCTGTGTGTACAGCAATCTATCAACTATTCTGCCCTTGAGGAGGTGCTCTTCTACGATCTCATCAATATCGTCAGCTTTAACCTGACAGTAGAAAACCCCTTCCGGATAAACAATTACAATCGGACCCTTTTCACAGAAACCGTGACATCCTGTTTCGACAAGTTTAACTTCAGTTTCTAAGCCTGATTCCTCTAGCTTTGCTGCAAATCTATTCTTGATATTATCTGCACCGGAGGAAACACAGCCTGTTCCTGTACATATTAAGACATGAGAGCGGTAAAATTTTGGATTCACGACTATATTCCTCCTTCCTCATGACGAGCAATGGCTAAGTCTTCAACTATATTGCCATTGATGATATGCTCAACAATAATGCGCTCTGCATCTTTTGCGGTTAATTTACCGTAGGTGATGCGTTCTTTGCCCGGCAGCTGAACATCCATCAAAGGTTCCTGCTCGCACATGCCGATGCATCCGGTTTGAGTTGTGATAACATCTAAATTGCGTTTTTCTAGCTCTTTAAGAACAGCTTGGAGAACATCTCTGGCACCGGCAGCGATTCCACATGTGCCCATGCCGATGACGATCTTTGGTTTTCCGGAGCTGTTGCGCGCAGATATTTCCTTTTCTAATTCTGCCCTTAACTGTCTCAATTCCTCTAGTGATTTCACAGATCACTCACCTCCATAAAGGTCTTCTAATCCTTGGGTTATGAATTTTCTCAACCACATTGTAACTGCTTGGTGGTTAATGGGAACTCCACCTAGTTCAGCTTTTATATCTCTGGTGTCGAGGGTAAAGATG
Proteins encoded in this window:
- a CDS encoding 2Fe-2S iron-sulfur cluster binding domain-containing protein, with amino-acid sequence MSKITLTIDDQVVEVEAGTTILEAARQVGISIPTLCYHPDLSLHGSCRVCVVEDMNTHRLLASCVAPANDGMKISTRSAAARKARKMNVELLLANHPNDCLGCDRSGSCELQDLTYNLGITRESVERFDGEKRNLELDTQGVALKRDPNKCILCGRCVRVCEEIQGLGTLEFTGRGFDSIVTTAFDLPQSEVNCSKCGQCAAVCPVGAITEVNDIDRVWDALADPDKHVVVQTAPTIQVSIGEEFGLEPGTVVTGKLIAALRRLGFNKVFSTEFTADLTILEEGNEFISRIKGNKNLPHITSCCPGWVKYAEQNYSDLLDNLSTAKSPQQMFSTITKTYYAEQTKIDPKNIFTVSIMPCTAKKFERAREEHRDSGFQDTDAVLTTRELARMIKEAGIDFVNLKDEEYDQIMGHATGAGTIFGTTGGVTEAALRTVKEVLTGEPLEKLNLGIMGVREAEVEIGDRIYKIGIVSGLANAAKVLDEVRAGKCEYDWIEVMACPHGCVGGGGQPIPSTLETKQKRAQGLASIDKTNTIRKSHENPDVIKLYEEYLGEPLGGKSHHLLHTTYRKR
- the nuoF gene encoding NADH-quinone oxidoreductase subunit NuoF; amino-acid sequence: MNPKFYRSHVLICTGTGCVSSGADNIKNRFAAKLEESGLETEVKLVETGCHGFCEKGPIVIVYPEGVFYCQVKADDIDEIVEEHLLKGRIVDRLLYTQLGTETKIPAYSEIDFYKKQHRVVLANCGRINPESIKEYIAVGGYEACGKALTEMTPEEVVAEVKESGLRGRGGAGFPTGLKWELTRKTPGDKKYVICNADEGDPGAFMDRSLLEGDPHRIIEGMIIAGYAIGADEGYIYVRAEYPLAIRRLEIALAQAREYGFLGKDIFGSGFNFELKIKKGAGAFVCGEETALMASIEGKRGMPRPKPPFPSVSGLWGKPTNINNVETFGNVPEIIRRGAEAFKGIGTETSTGTKVFALTGKINNTGLVEVPMGMSLKEIIFDIGGGVSNGAELKAVQIGGPSGGCIPADLLDLPIDYESLHQAGAMMGSGGMVVMDNSTCMVDVARFFLQFTQSESCGKCTPCREGTKRMLEILDRICSGEGREGDIELLEELGEHIVSTSLCQLGGSAPNPVLSTLKYFREEYEAHIRDKRCPANVCAGMSAAYVIDEGKCIGCTACVRVCPTGAITGERKKPHSINPQLCISCGACADKCPVKAIAQG
- a CDS encoding (2Fe-2S) ferredoxin domain-containing protein yields the protein MKSLEELRQLRAELEKEISARNSSGKPKIVIGMGTCGIAAGARDVLQAVLKELEKRNLDVITTQTGCIGMCEQEPLMDVQLPGKERITYGKLTAKDAERIIVEHIINGNIVEDLAIARHEEGGI